The following DNA comes from Kiloniellales bacterium.
TGTTGGGCTTCTTGCCGAAGCGCTGCTCCAGGGCCGCGAGCTTCTCGTCGATGGTCTTGTCCTCCTCGGCCCAGGTCGCCTTCTGCCGATCCTGCAGCGCCAGGAAGGGCGCGTCGGCTTGCTGGGCGCGCGCCGGGACCGCGGTCACGCTCAGCGCCGCCAGCAGTGCCGCCGCCGCCGTCAGACTGGGTGTCAGGGTCTCCTGGATCGTCATCTTCTTCTCCTTCTCCGGCTATCTAGGTTTGCATCGTCCGGACACCGGTGTGACCGGTCGACCGTCCTCAACAGGTTCTATTGCTTCGCCGCTCAGAACTTCCAGCTCGCGTTCACGGCGACGAAAAGGGCGTAGTTGTCCTGGTAGTCGCCGCGCAGGGTGTCGTCATCGATCTTTCCGTCACCGAGGTCGATGAACTCGAAGGACCCGCCAAGGGTCATGCTCTGGGACATCTGATGCTGAACCCCAACGGCGAAGCGTAGCTGCCGGTCGATCGGCATGTCGGCGGTCCGGTCGCGATCGCTGACCGGAGAGGTGTCGTAGGAGAAGCCGACCTGCAGCAGCCAGTCTCCGACCGGCCGGTAGTGGACGCCGACGCCGAACTTGTAGGTGTCCTCCCAGTTCCGCGGGATCGCGGCCGTGCCGCCGTCGGTCGAGACCAGGAGGTTGTCCAGGGTGCTCCAGTCTTCCCAGGCGAAGGTGCCCAGCACGGCCCAGCGGTCGTCGAACTCGTGGTACAGCCCGACCCGGACCGTCTGCGCGAGGTCGAGCTGAGTGTCCGAGCCGACGTCGATGTCGGCCGGATCGATCTTGAGATCGCCGGAGAAACTCAGATCCTGCTCGGACAGGTAGACCACGCCCAGACGGGTGCGCGGCGTCAGTTCGAAGAGCAGGCCGACGTCGAAGCCGAAGGCCCAGTCGTCGCCGTCGATCTCGGCTTGACCCTCGCCGCCGGGCGGCACGGCCAGCTTGAACTCCAGATCGGCATAGGTCGCGACGAAACCGGCGCCGAAGGACAGCCAGTCGGTAATCCGGAAGGCCGCCGTCGGGTTGATGGTGGCGGAAAGGAGGCTGATCTCCTGGTTCTGGAAACGGCCGGTCCAGTTGTTGTTGTAGTCCAGCGAGGCGCCGCTGATCGAGAACACGCCCAGTCCCAGCTTCACGTCCTCGGTCACGCTCGCGACCCCGTAGTTGCCAAGGATCGGTATGAAGCTGCCGGCATTGCCGCCGTTGCCGCCGTCGAAGGGCGTCGTGGAATCCGGATCGAAGCGGGTCTGGGCGTAGCCGAGACCCGCGCCCAGCATAACCTCGTTGCCCTCCACCCGGGTCATGCCGGCCGGGTTGTGCCAGGTGGTCGAGGCGTCGACCGCGACCGCCTCGGCGCCGGCACCGGCCACCCCCTGACTCGGCGTCGCGAACTCGTTGATGTAGAGGCCGCCGGCCAGGGCCGGCCCGCAGACCAGAACGGCCGACAGGAGCGCCAAGGCCAGAATCCCATGCCCGCGATCCCTCAAAGACGCAGCGAGCATCCGCCTCGACGTCATCCCGATGTCCCCTTTCCGGTCCGGCAAAGCGAGATCGCTTGCCGGGTTCCCTGCCTTACGTCCCCATCAAGAGTTCGAGCCGTCGCTCGATCAGCGCGTCCTCGCTCCTGGCGCTCTGGCGCACGAACATCATCGGCTCGAAGGCCTCGTAGTAGAGAAACAGCCGCACGCGGTTCTCCAGCTCGAGCCCCCTGAAGCCTGCGGCCTTGAACAGCGATCTGGCGTAGCCCAGTCGTATCTCGTCAGCCTGATGCACGTAGTCCGCCGCCAAGGGATCGCTCAGCGCCCAGGCGCGAATCGTGGCATCGAAGTCCGCAGCCTTGCGCTTGCGAATGAGCTTGATCAACGCACGCAGCGTCGTCTTCGGGTCGAGGTCCAGGCCCGAGATGTCGTCAAGGATGTCCAGCGTCCAGGCGCGGATCCAGTGCTCGAGCATGCTGACGAGCAGGTCCCGCCGATCCTTGAAGTGGTGATAGAAGCTGCCGCGGGTGCAGCCCAGCCGCTTGGCGAGGCGGTCGACCTTGACCGCGGCAATCCCCTCTTTCGCTAAGACCTGCATGCTCTCGGCCAGCCAGTCTTCCCTGGTGAGGCGTTTGCTCCTTGGCACTCTTGACATAAGCATACACTACTGTACGGTAAAAATACAGTATAACATGTTAGAGAACGCCCGCCAGGTTTTTCGCGCCTTCGCTGTACCGGACCTCCGGGCCGCATCGCTCAGGTTGAGACACGCGGATCCGGGCCTGCCGACGGCACCGCGCAGGCTGTCCAACTCGGGGAAACCGGTATGAAGTCGCTAGGAAATCTCGTTTCTTTCCTGCTTGTCGCCGGCCTTCTCGGCGCCTGCGCCTCGGCCGAGGTCACCTCGAGCAAGTCCTACATCGGTGATGAGAAGATCCCGCGACCGGATCGCATCATCGTCTACACCTTTTCTGCGACCCCAGCGGAGGTGCCGCCCAACTCCGCGATCGCCGACCGGGTGACCGGCCACGCCACGCCTCAGACGAACCAGGAGCTCGAGGTCGGCCGCAAGCTCGGTGCCTCGGTTGCCAGAAATCTGGTCGCCCAGATCCGGGCCATGGGGCTGCCGGCGACGGAAGCCGCCAAGGCGCCGAAGCCGAAGGCTGGCGACGCGGTCATCAAGGGCCACTTCGTCTCCATCGACGAGGGCAGCGTCGGCAAGCGCATGCTGGTCGGCTTCGGCTCCGGCGCCGCCGAGCTGAGGACCGTGGTCGAGGGCTACCAGGTGACCGACAAGGGCCTGCGCCCGCTCGGGTCCCGGGAGATCGATTCCGACGGTGGCAAGACCCCCGGCGTCCTGGTGCCGGCTGCGGTCACGGTGGCGACCGCCAACCCGGTCGGCCTCGTCGTTGGCAGCGCGGTCAAGGTCGCGGGCGAGGCGACGGGCTCGGAGACCCTGGAAGGCGCCGCCAAACGCACCGCCGAGGAAATCGCCGGGGAACTGAAGGCCGCCTTCCAGAAGCAAGGCTGGATCTAGGCCGCGCGCCACAACGCCGCCCGTCCTGCCACCTCCTTGGTCGGCACCGAGGGCCACCGTCCCATTGCACCGACGCCCGGCCGCGCGCCCTTGTGGCCAACCCCACACGCGCCGATCGGTCGCGCTGGCAGGATCCGCCCCATCGCGGAGCTCCGGCGCCGGATTCGCCGGCGGCGGACGCCTCCGCAAGGGGGGAAGTGGCCGTGCTCGAGTTCACCGTCGACAGCGATTGGCTGATCCACGTCGCCGCGCTGCTGCAGGGGCTGGGTCTGCTGCTACGGCGCCAGCTGCTGCTGCGCCTCTTCCTGCTCGCCGGCAGCTTCGCCTACGTCGCCTACTTCTACGCCCACGCGGTCGAGCCGATGTGGGCGCCGGTCTTCTGGAGCTCGGTGCTCGGCGCGGCCAACGCCGTCGGCATCGCGCGCCTGGTCCTGGAGCGCCTGCACTTCCGCCACAGCGAGGAGGAGCGGCACTTCCTGGAGACCCTCAAGGTCCTGACCCCGGGCGAGTTGCGCCGGCTGATGCGCCTGGCTCAGTGGCGCGAGGCCGAGGTCACGACGACCCTGACCCAGGAGGGCCGGCCGGTCCGCGAGCTCTACTACGTGCTCGACGGCGGGATCGAGGTCGTCAAGGCCGGCAAGGCCTTCTCGCTCCGCCCCGGGGTCTTCATCGGCGAGGTCGCCTTCCTCCTGGACACGCCGGCCTCGGCCACCGTGTTCCTGGCGCCGGGCACCCGCTACATCGCCTGGTCGTCCGAGCCCCTGCGCAAGCTGATCGACCGCACCCCCTCCCTCGGCCTGACCATGGAGCGCCTCTTCAACCAGGAACTCGCCCGCAAGGTCGCCCAGTCCTGGGGCGCCTAACGCGCGCCCGGACCAGGTCTGGGACGTAGCGGTGCACGCAGGCTGCCCCGCCTGCATCGCTCTCAATCCGACGTGGAGCCGGCGATCGCGGTCAGACGCCGCAGTGCGGGAACGTGGATGGTGAAGAGAAACACGCCCCAATACTCCGCCCCGGCCGCGAAGTATGATGACGCCTCGGGAAGCCTCGGGTGGCTCCAGTCGAGGATATCGTGCTCCAGTTCCGGTGGCAGGATGACCTCACGAACCTTGTCGAAACGGTCCTGGACCACGCTCGGTTTCGCCCTCAAGCCATAGGGCGTCTGGGAAAACGCGTAGGCGAACTGCCCGCCCGCGCCCGGACCCGAAAGCAAGGCCGCGCCCGAGACGATCCCGGCCGAATCGAGGTCCTTCAGCTTCGGGTCGATCACCTCCCGGCCATCCCCAGTCCGGTATCGGCCGAGCTTGATCAGGGCCCCATCTTTGGGATCATACCAGTCTCCGAAGAAGGCCCGCTCGCCAATGCGCTTGTAGCCGAGCGACCGCAACACCCCGTTATCGATGCCGGGCACCACCGCCGCGATCGCCTCAAGGGCCGAGGCCTCGTCTGCCTCCGCCTCCTCGAAGACGGCAAACCTGAGCACCCCGCCGATCTTGCGGTAGCCCTTGAATGCGGCCGGCAGCGCTCTTCTTTTCAAGGTGAAAGGCCTAGGAGTTTCGGCTGAAAAATCACTGTGTAGAGGCTCACAAGTCCGAAAGGCTGCGACCCGTCAAGAGAGCAGGCCCCGAAATGAAAGAAAGATGTCAGGCTGTGCACAACGTGGGGTCTCTTACTGGCAAATGACTAGGTCTCTGTGGTCAGATATATTCTGCAAAGAGTGCAACACGGGGTTCCGCCCGCACCGCGGTTTTTGCTGGTTGTGGCAAATTTTCGCGTTTCCCGCCACTTTCGTCCTGGTCGGGCTTTGCTTTCTGTACATAGCTTTCCACTATGAGATCGACGTTGCATTTGCGGCAATGATGGCCGTCACCTTTACCGGAGCGTTTGTTCCCTTGGTCGAGAAAAAGAACCAGGAAGGAGTCCGGAGCGTCTTGCAAGACTTTCTCTGATTGCTTCAGAGGCCGCACGATTGAGGCAATGACAGCTCCAATTTGCTCGCTAGGGGAAGTAAGAAATCGATATGAGCACCGATCCTGTTGAGCGGTCGAGAATCAGAGAGCTCTTGGCAAAGGCCGTTCTCCCGAGGGGAAAGCCGGCGCCGACAGGGATATCCGCCGATGAGCTGAAGGCATTTTCGAAGCGCACGGGTATCCAAGTGCCAAGGCCCCTTGCCGAGTGGCTGGAGATCGCGAACGGCGCTTGCGTCTCCGCCGGCGGTCTTTTCGGCATCTACACGAAGCGGAAGCACTTCCTGACTGGAATCGAGGAGTTATACGACCTTCACCCGGAGTGGAAGCAGCGAGGATGGATCCCGTTGGCTGACGATGGCTGCGGCAACTATTACATCATGCCGACGGCGCAGGAATTCGGGCAAGGATGGCCCGTCTTCTTCATTGACATGGCGGAAGCACCAGAAAGATCCAGATATATCGTCGCCTCAAACATATGGAAATTCCTGCTTTGGTATTTGGAAGAGAGCATTTCGGATGAATACCTATCCGGCTGGCTCTTCGATAGAGACCAGGCGACGCAGCGTGATCCCGACCTAGAGACCTTCGAAGGGCTTGCCATGCCATGGGATGCCTAGTTTAGCCGTCGAGCCCTTGGCTTGAC
Coding sequences within:
- a CDS encoding DUF4410 domain-containing protein, with the protein product MKSLGNLVSFLLVAGLLGACASAEVTSSKSYIGDEKIPRPDRIIVYTFSATPAEVPPNSAIADRVTGHATPQTNQELEVGRKLGASVARNLVAQIRAMGLPATEAAKAPKPKAGDAVIKGHFVSIDEGSVGKRMLVGFGSGAAELRTVVEGYQVTDKGLRPLGSREIDSDGGKTPGVLVPAAVTVATANPVGLVVGSAVKVAGEATGSETLEGAAKRTAEEIAGELKAAFQKQGWI
- a CDS encoding TetR/AcrR family transcriptional regulator, yielding MSRVPRSKRLTREDWLAESMQVLAKEGIAAVKVDRLAKRLGCTRGSFYHHFKDRRDLLVSMLEHWIRAWTLDILDDISGLDLDPKTTLRALIKLIRKRKAADFDATIRAWALSDPLAADYVHQADEIRLGYARSLFKAAGFRGLELENRVRLFLYYEAFEPMMFVRQSARSEDALIERRLELLMGT
- a CDS encoding SMI1/KNR4 family protein codes for the protein MSTDPVERSRIRELLAKAVLPRGKPAPTGISADELKAFSKRTGIQVPRPLAEWLEIANGACVSAGGLFGIYTKRKHFLTGIEELYDLHPEWKQRGWIPLADDGCGNYYIMPTAQEFGQGWPVFFIDMAEAPERSRYIVASNIWKFLLWYLEESISDEYLSGWLFDRDQATQRDPDLETFEGLAMPWDA
- a CDS encoding cyclic nucleotide-binding domain-containing protein; this encodes MLEFTVDSDWLIHVAALLQGLGLLLRRQLLLRLFLLAGSFAYVAYFYAHAVEPMWAPVFWSSVLGAANAVGIARLVLERLHFRHSEEERHFLETLKVLTPGELRRLMRLAQWREAEVTTTLTQEGRPVRELYYVLDGGIEVVKAGKAFSLRPGVFIGEVAFLLDTPASATVFLAPGTRYIAWSSEPLRKLIDRTPSLGLTMERLFNQELARKVAQSWGA
- a CDS encoding outer membrane protein transport protein, whose product is MALLSAVLVCGPALAGGLYINEFATPSQGVAGAGAEAVAVDASTTWHNPAGMTRVEGNEVMLGAGLGYAQTRFDPDSTTPFDGGNGGNAGSFIPILGNYGVASVTEDVKLGLGVFSISGASLDYNNNWTGRFQNQEISLLSATINPTAAFRITDWLSFGAGFVATYADLEFKLAVPPGGEGQAEIDGDDWAFGFDVGLLFELTPRTRLGVVYLSEQDLSFSGDLKIDPADIDVGSDTQLDLAQTVRVGLYHEFDDRWAVLGTFAWEDWSTLDNLLVSTDGGTAAIPRNWEDTYKFGVGVHYRPVGDWLLQVGFSYDTSPVSDRDRTADMPIDRQLRFAVGVQHQMSQSMTLGGSFEFIDLGDGKIDDDTLRGDYQDNYALFVAVNASWKF